In Mycobacterium stomatepiae, the following are encoded in one genomic region:
- a CDS encoding patatin-like phospholipase family protein, which translates to MAGARQQLKSADLVLSGGGVKFIGLVGAIVALMDAGYAFPRVSGVSAGSVVGAILAAASKGDQLTSQEVKELALSAPLSKWRDAGPIPVLGAAWGLVRDTSMFRGDAAHDWIRSELKNLGVTYFGDLLLDERTMPDRPRHKLVVTVADVTAAQLVRLPWDYRRLYGLDPDEQLVADAVRASMAIPFFYPPVKLRSLSGVTSTLVDGGVLSNFPIDTFDRFDGKVPRWPTFGVTVLPRLNEGFSAVMPALKPLRFFEQTALLESLLTTMLAGHDQTHLNQPWLAARAIAVESTDVGVLDFDVAADRLEALYQKGYGAAQEFLLTWDWQAYLKRFRWAV; encoded by the coding sequence ATGGCAGGGGCACGCCAACAGCTGAAATCCGCGGACCTCGTTCTCTCCGGCGGGGGCGTCAAGTTCATCGGCCTGGTGGGTGCCATCGTTGCTTTGATGGACGCGGGATATGCATTTCCGCGGGTGTCGGGCGTCTCGGCTGGGTCGGTGGTCGGTGCGATCCTGGCGGCCGCGTCCAAGGGTGACCAGCTAACCAGCCAAGAGGTCAAGGAGCTCGCGCTGTCGGCGCCGCTGAGCAAATGGCGCGACGCCGGGCCCATCCCGGTGCTCGGCGCCGCATGGGGACTTGTGCGGGACACCAGCATGTTTCGCGGTGACGCCGCCCACGACTGGATTCGCAGCGAGCTGAAGAACCTGGGCGTCACCTACTTCGGCGATCTGCTTCTCGATGAACGCACGATGCCCGATAGGCCGCGTCACAAGCTGGTGGTCACCGTCGCCGACGTGACCGCGGCACAGTTGGTGCGACTGCCCTGGGACTACCGGCGGCTCTACGGGCTAGACCCCGATGAGCAGCTGGTCGCCGACGCGGTGCGCGCGTCGATGGCGATCCCGTTCTTTTACCCCCCGGTGAAGCTGCGCAGCCTCAGCGGAGTAACGTCCACCCTTGTCGACGGGGGGGTACTGTCGAACTTTCCGATCGACACCTTCGACCGGTTCGACGGAAAAGTCCCGCGCTGGCCCACATTTGGGGTCACCGTCTTACCGAGGCTCAACGAGGGTTTCAGTGCGGTGATGCCGGCGCTGAAACCGTTGCGCTTTTTCGAGCAGACGGCGTTGCTGGAAAGCCTGCTCACCACGATGCTGGCGGGCCACGACCAAACCCACCTCAACCAGCCGTGGTTGGCTGCCCGCGCGATCGCGGTCGAATCGACCGATGTGGGCGTCCTGGACTTCGATGTCGCCGCGGACCGCCTCGAGGCGCTGTACCAGAAGGGTTATGGGGCGGCGCAGGAGTTCTTGCTGACGTGGGATTGGCAGGCGTACCTCAAGCGCTTCCGCTGGGCCGTCTGA
- the cynS gene encoding cyanase: MNRDEITEQIVVARLARGLTWQELADAIDRPVVWTTSALLGQHPIPPELGKQLAKMLGLEESVVPVLAAPPMRGGLPTAVPTDPTIYRFYEALQVYGGAIKELIYEQFGDGIMSAINFSVDLQKKPHPSGDRVVVTFDGKYLAYDWVSAQGG; encoded by the coding sequence ATGAACAGAGACGAGATCACCGAACAGATCGTCGTTGCGCGGCTGGCGCGCGGCCTCACCTGGCAGGAGCTGGCCGACGCGATCGACCGGCCGGTGGTGTGGACTACCTCGGCGTTGCTGGGTCAGCATCCGATTCCGCCGGAGCTCGGCAAGCAGTTGGCCAAGATGCTTGGTCTCGAGGAGTCGGTGGTGCCGGTGCTGGCCGCACCCCCGATGCGTGGCGGGCTGCCTACTGCGGTGCCGACCGATCCCACCATCTACCGCTTCTACGAAGCGCTCCAGGTGTACGGTGGGGCCATCAAGGAACTGATCTACGAGCAGTTCGGCGACGGCATCATGAGCGCGATCAACTTCAGCGTTGACCTGCAGAAGAAGCCGCACCCGTCGGGCGACCGCGTCGTCGTGACCTTTGACGGCAAGTACCTTGCCTACGACTGGGTTTCAGCGCAAGGAGGGTAA
- a CDS encoding ferredoxin → MRIIVDLNRCLGYAHCVPLAPEVLKLSGEEALSYDPNPDDDQRLRVLRAAAACPVQAIIVDKLDCE, encoded by the coding sequence GTGCGGATCATTGTCGACCTGAACCGCTGCCTGGGGTACGCGCACTGCGTACCGCTGGCGCCGGAAGTGCTCAAGCTCAGCGGTGAAGAGGCGCTCAGCTACGACCCCAACCCCGACGACGATCAGCGGCTGCGAGTGCTGCGGGCGGCCGCTGCCTGCCCGGTGCAGGCGATCATCGTCGACAAGCTCGACTGCGAGTAA
- a CDS encoding NAD(P)/FAD-dependent oxidoreductase, with translation MNPNGFKDKGRIVIVGASLAGLRAAEALCDEGFRGELTIVGDEPDEPYDRPPLSKQVLKGWVAADHTKLPRLRAVDAKWRLGVAATALDRANQLVRLADGSEVVGDSLLIATGVRSRRWPNPEEAALQGVFTLRTNADAARLQAALAARPRRVLIIGSGFIGSEAASVCRELGLEVTVTERGPGPLSGALGGVIGAIAAEIQREAGVDLRTGVSLLALDGDADGHVRLSDGSTLDVDVVVTSLGSIRNVEWLEGAGLAAGFWGVGCDAGCRAFDINGVVTNHIFVAGDIARSPHVLYDYEFLAMEHWDNAVLGARVAAHNMVCDEIDRWAHLLIPQFWSAQFGVNIKSVGVPSFGDEIVFTQGSVRQRRFAAAYGRNGRIVGAVTFNHAKWIDHYREQIARSGPFPPHPPGFDFPENMRVMPADFPARGVPTETPDVVLTGHDPSEWRAEFRARPR, from the coding sequence GTGAATCCGAACGGCTTCAAAGACAAGGGTCGCATCGTCATTGTCGGCGCCTCGCTGGCCGGGCTGCGTGCCGCCGAGGCGCTGTGCGACGAGGGTTTCCGGGGCGAGCTGACCATCGTCGGCGACGAGCCCGACGAGCCGTATGACCGGCCGCCGCTATCCAAGCAGGTCCTCAAGGGCTGGGTGGCCGCCGATCACACCAAACTGCCCCGGCTGCGCGCGGTGGACGCGAAGTGGCGCCTCGGGGTTGCCGCGACCGCCCTGGATCGAGCTAACCAACTGGTGCGCCTCGCCGACGGCAGCGAGGTGGTGGGCGACAGCCTGCTGATCGCCACAGGCGTGCGGTCGCGGCGCTGGCCCAACCCGGAGGAGGCCGCGTTGCAGGGCGTGTTCACCCTGCGCACCAACGCCGACGCGGCACGGTTGCAGGCCGCGTTGGCCGCCCGCCCGCGCCGGGTGCTGATCATCGGTTCGGGTTTCATCGGGTCGGAGGCCGCCTCGGTCTGCCGCGAGCTCGGCCTGGAGGTCACCGTCACCGAGCGCGGCCCGGGCCCACTATCGGGCGCCCTGGGCGGCGTCATCGGCGCGATCGCCGCCGAGATCCAGCGCGAGGCCGGGGTGGATCTGCGCACCGGCGTGTCGCTGCTCGCGCTTGACGGTGACGCCGACGGTCACGTGCGGCTTTCCGACGGCAGCACCCTCGACGTGGACGTCGTGGTGACGTCGTTGGGGTCGATCCGCAACGTCGAGTGGCTCGAGGGCGCCGGGCTGGCCGCCGGATTCTGGGGCGTGGGCTGCGACGCCGGGTGCCGCGCGTTCGACATCAACGGGGTGGTCACCAACCACATCTTCGTCGCGGGCGACATCGCCCGGTCCCCGCATGTGCTTTACGACTACGAGTTCCTCGCGATGGAGCACTGGGACAACGCGGTGCTGGGCGCCCGGGTCGCCGCACACAACATGGTCTGCGACGAGATCGACCGATGGGCGCACCTGCTGATCCCGCAATTCTGGTCGGCCCAGTTCGGTGTCAACATCAAATCCGTCGGCGTGCCGTCGTTCGGCGACGAGATTGTCTTCACCCAGGGCTCGGTCCGGCAGCGCCGGTTCGCCGCGGCTTACGGACGAAACGGCCGCATCGTCGGGGCGGTCACCTTCAATCACGCGAAGTGGATCGACCACTACCGCGAGCAGATCGCGCGGTCCGGGCCGTTCCCTCCGCATCCGCCGGGGTTCGATTTCCCGGAGAACATGCGGGTGATGCCCGCCGACTTTCCGGCGCGCGGCGTGCCCACCGAGACTCCGGACGTGGTGTTGACGGGGCACGACCCCAGCGAGTGGCGCGCTGAATTCCGTGCGCGGCCCCGATGA
- a CDS encoding cytochrome P450 — protein sequence MTPEEAFDAAMRYENRANPYPYFDELRKTPVVRVTNGIYAVTGYEELMALAHDPRVSSDLRKSRPMVGLGRRFAGEPTVDVAPELAGAYGKEPSFIAADPPEHDRARRTCMHFFGPPDAPDLIPGQEPLCQQIVNGLLDKAVGKTRIDVVDEFAYPLPVNVICRIMGVPIEDEPLFHAWLADITAGVFDLGPDINTEEGRARRAKGEAAADELNEYIVGLADKAAKSPGPGMISQLAHYDGPDGRMSPSAIVNNTILLFFAGHDSTVNLIAHCVLTVLRNPWSIELLSSKPELIPGAIEEVLRLQSSVQFFPTRSALADIDIGGTTIPKGAPIYLMYGAANRDPRRFTDPDTFDPRRADNEHVGWGRGIHVCFGGPLARLEVNTAFEVFLRRVKNPRLVEDPPPYRISQVFRGPRHLLVDYDEVRP from the coding sequence ATGACTCCCGAGGAAGCCTTCGACGCCGCCATGCGGTACGAAAATCGCGCGAACCCCTATCCGTACTTCGACGAGCTGCGCAAGACGCCGGTGGTGCGGGTGACCAACGGCATCTACGCGGTCACCGGGTACGAGGAGCTGATGGCACTCGCGCACGACCCCCGGGTGAGTTCGGACCTACGCAAGAGTCGCCCGATGGTCGGCCTGGGTCGCCGATTCGCCGGCGAGCCGACGGTCGACGTGGCCCCCGAACTTGCCGGAGCCTACGGGAAGGAGCCGAGCTTCATCGCTGCGGACCCGCCCGAGCACGATCGGGCGCGGCGGACGTGCATGCACTTCTTCGGCCCGCCCGATGCGCCGGATCTGATCCCCGGCCAAGAGCCGCTGTGTCAGCAGATCGTCAACGGGCTGCTCGACAAGGCGGTGGGCAAAACGCGCATCGATGTGGTCGACGAGTTCGCCTACCCGCTGCCGGTCAATGTGATCTGCCGGATCATGGGCGTGCCGATCGAAGACGAGCCGCTGTTTCACGCGTGGCTGGCGGACATCACGGCAGGCGTATTCGACCTCGGCCCCGACATCAACACCGAGGAGGGCCGGGCCCGTCGCGCCAAGGGGGAGGCCGCCGCCGACGAACTCAACGAGTACATCGTCGGGCTGGCCGATAAGGCCGCGAAATCGCCTGGGCCCGGGATGATTTCACAGTTGGCGCATTATGACGGCCCGGACGGACGGATGTCACCCAGTGCGATCGTGAACAACACCATCCTGCTGTTCTTCGCCGGCCACGATTCGACGGTCAACCTCATCGCGCACTGTGTGCTGACCGTGCTGCGCAATCCGTGGTCGATCGAATTACTAAGCAGTAAACCGGAATTGATTCCCGGCGCCATCGAAGAAGTGCTGCGCCTGCAGTCGTCGGTGCAGTTCTTCCCGACCCGGTCGGCGCTGGCCGACATCGACATCGGCGGCACCACCATTCCCAAAGGCGCGCCCATCTATCTCATGTACGGTGCGGCCAACCGGGATCCGCGACGCTTTACCGACCCCGACACGTTCGACCCCCGGCGCGCCGACAACGAGCACGTGGGCTGGGGTCGCGGCATACACGTCTGCTTCGGCGGCCCGCTGGCTCGGTTAGAGGTCAACACCGCGTTCGAGGTGTTCTTGCGCCGGGTGAAAAACCCACGGCTGGTTGAAGATCCGCCGCCCTATCGCATCAGCCAGGTGTTCCGCGGGCCACGCCATCTGCTGGTCGATTACGACGAGGTCCGGCCCTGA